cttttcttcatccttccGTCGTATCCCATTTCTTCACGGATTTTGGCTCTCCACTTACTGAAGCTCTCATCTGTGACTTTTGTACCGACAAACTTTCtctgctctttcttttctctcaCCACACGGAGGTTTTCAAGCTTCTGGGCTTCTTGCTCCACTTTGTCGTTAAATAACTGCTCTGCTTCGTCCTTTAATACGGAAGCCAACGTGAATGCACTCGGCATTCCGATGTTCAACTTGGCCTCTTTGTCAAGCTTCTCCGCGAGTTGGCTATAATCGTTCTTACCAAGGTCTATGGTCTCTATCAAATTGACTGCTCTTTGAGAGTCTTTTAGCTCGACTGTCTCCTGATCATCGCTATCATCATCCCCGTCTTCGCTGTTATAGTTTTCaccatcatcgtcatcgcCATCGATTCCTATCTCTCCTTCGGTAACCCACAATTCAGGAGCCACCTCGGGGTATGCCGCTGGATATCTAATGTGTAATTTTACTGCGTGTTTCCGCTCACTACTAACATCCAATAATAGATTGATTGTAAATTCTTTTCCAGATATAAGTTCCAATTCATCCGGATAGATGCTTTTGAGAATCTCCACTTCTTGTTTCTGCTCTTTGAGTGGATCCATGTTTTGATTCGAAAGCTGTATGAAAAAGAACGGTAATATAGTTGGTCagaaatggtgatgatgatctccaagtgaaaaatttcagtagttgaaaaaaaaattttgcACTTCTGCTCCATCTCCAACCAACTGTATAACCGTTCTTCTAGTAGTGAATAGCTGCTTTTATAGATGATGAGTGACATTTCAGAATTGCTCGGATCGCTCGTTACAGAATCCTCTCAGTTGGTTTCTCAATCACAGTCGGATCAAGCCGTCCAACTTCTTAAAGCCCAATTCGAGACCTTGCAATCACACCCAGTTTACCTACAGAGTCTAGGAGAAGCACTATTGGAAAATGGAAATTTAGAAGAAGCACAGGATGTTCTTACACGTGCATGTGAACTAGATCCTCAGGCTTCTCAGGGAGTGGAGAAATTTCTATATTTGGGAGAAATTATGGGGGCTAAAGAAGGTATAGAGTTGTTACAGACTGGTCTGAATAAATTGCTCAGTCAGATGGATATCTTAAAGAAACAAGGAATATCGGATCGATCGCAGGAGTTTGATGACTCTTTCAACCTTTTAATTTCTGCGTATGGTAACGAGAAAGGAATTAAAGAGTacttattgaaaaagatggaCCAAGGTATATTTGCCATGATTGAGATCTGGATGACTGATCTCTGTGATGAGCTTGAGGCAGAACAGCAGTGCGAGCAGTTGATTGATCAGGCACTCGTTCTAGACCCTGAAAATCCCGAGGCATGGTCTCTGCTTGCCAGTATAAGGATATCTCAGATGAGAAATGATGATGCGATTAAGGCTATTACCAAAGCATGGGAATTGTTTTCCAAGAGGAAGACGTTATTGGAGGATATATCTAATATTAAGAATGAATCAATTGATGTTAGCGATGCTCAAATGGAATATCTAGAATTAGTCGAGCCTATTGTCACATTGGCCAAATATTCCATGGAGATGGGGttgtttgaagaatctatTGGTATAGCATCTTCCGTTCAGGACATCAACGAGAGATCCGTGGAAAGTTATTATTTGGAGGCATTTGCCAACTATTTGAACGCTAAAAGAATTCAAAACAGACTGAGTCCGCAGGACGGTTATAAGGTTTCGCAAGACTTTGCAAAATATCCACTTAAAACGAATATCGATGAGAGCGATGATAGCTTTGTGTACTTGAAAGAGGCCAGAAGAGCGCTTACAAGCGGGTTCAAGCTACTACAGATTGATGAAGTAGCAGAAGAGACAGACGAcgagttgaaaaagacCATTCACTCACTTCTCAAGCAGCTTGGAGGTCCATTActaaaggagaaggatGATTCAGGAGTTGATGAAACGAACTGGGAGGCTCAGATCATTTAGTGTATAAATAGATAGtagatagaaaagagatatGTTGCATTTATGGAATGCTAGAGCTTCAGATGAGACAGTGATACAGAGATATCTGAATCATCCTTTTGATGAGTATCTGGCGCTTTaggttctttctttagcACTGACTTTGATTggtcttcatcttcttgatccTGCTGCTCCACATTCAACACTCCCGGTAGATACCTCGTTGCCTGGgcaatctcttcttcatccaaaacttcttctgcaaaCTCCACATCCCTCCCCACAATCTGAACATATCCAGATGGAACCAACCCCGTCTCACCAGTAAATGGATCATACGCAACCAGCCATCCATCTCCGTATTCGTAACTAATGATAATGATTTGATCTGTGGTCAATCGAAGCTCGTTCTCATTTTCTGGTTCGAATGGATATAACGCCACAGCATGAGTAAGGTTCTCTTCCTCGGACCCCGTTGCTGAAGCGGTAATCGAAGATTCCTTGGTATCTTTAGGTCTGATGTATTCATTGGTAGGTTTCAGTTTACCAGACTCGTTGTCCTTTTTGAACGTGAAGACTATGTTtttatcttcaagttcatcaaTAGGATTGTCTTTGCTATCGTCCTCATCAAACTCCTCGTAAACTCCGTAGTGCATTGGATTGTCAGACGAGTAAGCAAAGTCCTTTATCGAAATAGACCGATctgtcaaagaagaaaaccGGTTGGGTTCCGATTCATTGCTAGTCGATATAGGTTGAATATTTCCAGGATTTGTGCACACGGTTTCAATCGTAGTCATCACTATACAAGGCTGTTAGAAGAAACTAAATCAACCTCCAATAGACTGAATATAAGCTTATAAAATAAAAACgcgaaagaaaaagagagagacaAGAAAGGAGAGTCGAACGACCAAGACGGAAAGGAAAGCCTATAGGTCTTCTTGGTTCTTTACCTGAACGTTTTCCCGCACATGACAACAGCACATAGACCTACTTTTGATCAGAGCCGAGCTCGAAGCTCAAAGCCAAAATCATCTATACAGCATAAAAGAGCGCTGCCCGCACATAGAGAATTAAAGTTTAGaaagagagtgaaaaaGGTGGATGAAGATTTTGATTCGGATatagaagatgaagaagatgaagaagaggaagaagatgaagaagagggagGAGATGGTAAAAAGAGATTGTATATAAAGAAGTCTGATGTTAAAGAGATGAGAAGGAGGTTGGAAGATGGCTCTGGTGACCACGAGAGTGGGCAGTCTTTGGAACAGAGAAGGCTTGAATTACTTAAAGAGACCAAGGAAGTAGATGAGAGTGAGAGTGAGGGCGATGCCgacgaggaagaggaagagagCGACTCaacttcaacctcttcatctgccTCTGACTCCTCTTCTGATAGTGACGAAGAACTATTAAAGGAGCTCGAAAAGATACGTCAAGAGCGAAAGCAAAAGGAAGAACAGCAAAAAGAGGATGcaataatgaagaaagttCAGCAAGaacaggagaaggagaaagaagaggaagatacAGAGGAGATTACTAAATCGTGGAGATCACAGGCTCTGTTTCATAAGCAAAGTCACACCGAAAAGGATCCTGAGTTCGTTAATGATATGCTTCGAAGTGACTTCCATAAACGGTTTATGGACAAATACTTTAAATAATACAGAATAGTAGCGATTGACATGTCTTAAAAGACTCTTTTGAACAGAGTCTTGGCAACACCTTTTAGCAATGGCCAGCCGCTGTCTGCTCTAACAGCATCGCCATTTTCTTCGAGTCTTCTCAAAAGGTAGTCTTTGGTTTCGAGAGGAGGCCCCCAAGGAACGTACTTGATAATGTTCTTAACATTTCTATGAGTAGTCAAGTAGTAGGTAACGTTATCACCCATACCAAGCAATTGGCCCAACACTACATTGGCCCTGACCTTTTCATTACTCACCTTATCGAGCAAATCTGTGGCCATTCTTTGTGTATCCGAGTTATGAGAAGCGACAACTAGATGGCCTACGGTAGGTTTGGTAGAGCACATTTCAGCCAAAGTTCTAGTAATACCTGCATCATAATTAGCATCTGTGTCTGCCTTAGTGTCATGAATGACAGCTCTATTTGGCTCAGTGTGAATGTAAGCACCTCTGACCAATTTCCAGCCCAACAAATAGCCTCCttttttggccaattcaCTCTCCTTGATCAAGTTTGGAGTcgattctttcaaatacATCTGCATTGTACCAACTACAGTAGGTTCAAGATTGTTGAAACGTGCAAATAAATCTCTCTGAAGCTTATAAACTGCTTGCTGAAGATCGTTACGCTCTGCATCGACGATGACCACAATAAAGGGTGACTTTCTGCCTGGGTATTGTTTGTGCAAAGAAGCGTTGGCATCTTCTGCAACCTTGACAATATCGCTACAGGTGTTCAATAGTTGCTCGTATCTGGCCTTATAGGCGGGCTCCTGGTAATGGAGCAAGATATCGGCAGCATTCTCAATCAAAGCTGTGGGTTTCAATGCAACGTATCCTGGAGGAATACTGTTGATATTCTCAGCGCCAGTCTGttgaatcatcttcacaGTGTGAGGAACCAAAAGTTCTCTGATAGATCTTCTGGTCTCCTCAATAATCTTCTCGATGCTCACAGACATTTTCTTACCATCACAGGCTTCCAAAGTATAGGAAACCATCATATTCCTAATTCCTCTCTGGCTAAGCCTTTCACccgtcttcatcatctcgGGTAAAGTATCTCCACCACAATAGTTTTTGTACACTAATGCTTTGATAACCCATAGAGGAGTGTAAGGGAAAACCCTAATGGCCAAGTTCAATATCGGCTTGGACAAAGTGCACATACCGATAATACCATAGCCTAGAAGCTCAGATGTGTTCAACGTATCCAGATAGCTGTCGGTATTCTGTTTTGGTGACGTATGATGTGCATGGACAGCAGCACCAGTCGATGTCTTTTGAGTGTTGGAGATGTATCTTCTAGCAAAAAAGCCGTTAGCAGGCTGTTTCAATAGTGGggcagaagaagccttGGCAATTCTAGAAGCCAAGGAAGGAGATCTGAACATTGAGGGAAAATAAGTGAATGTAActttatgaagaagagatgctTCATCTACATTTGGCTCGAGTAATCTGGCGCTATTTATAATTTCTCTTCATGGCTTATTCTGCTACGCTGATTAGAGAAGCCGAGGGGTAACCGTTGCAAAGTGCGGGAGACTAACCCCATCGCGCATCCCAATTGGGAAAGATCTCTCAGATTTTCTCCGTTGTGTTTGCCGATAACGtttatcaaagaaataaaaggGAAATTCTTAGCGAGTATACGGAAATGTTCGGCGAGTACATGTTCAACCTTCGAGCAGGCATCTACTCAATTAAATCACGCAAGGATATTCTTCGACTCTACAAAAGTGTTGATTTGGTTGTATTAAATAAGATAGTGTAGTGTGATTTAGTGTAGTAATTGCCTTTCTTGTTGTATCTTCCTGCTCTGCTTTCTACTGTCTAACCCCTGCACTGTATGCCAAAGCCCAGGTCTTTGTCAGTCCATCGTCCAACCATTTGTCTTGGAATCcagagatgaaaaattggtATGCAAGAGTTGGCTTATATAAAGCGCTGTTCAAATAAAGAATACCCTTCCATCCTGAATCAACGCTACCCACAAGATTGGCCAAAGGTCCCGTTTCCCACTCTTCCTTAACAAACTCGGGCGTTCGGATAAAGCTGGAAACAGGAGTGATTGGAAGCATGTGAATTCCATGGATATATTCCACATTGGTACCAAAGTAGGTAGTATGATCAATTTTGTTTTCGAACTTAATTCCGCTAACAAAATTACCGATGAACTTGCTTGGCATCACCGTATTGCTTTGATTGTAGAGCATGTAAGTTCCTATCGACCGCTTTGAAATGGCGAGCATTAAATTGGCTCTATCTTCCATATTGGTGTCTCCAATTACTTGGGCCCAGATTTTCATGGCATAGCTGAAATTGTAATCCTCACTGGAACTctcctcatcttttccGTCTGCATAAACCGTAATGCCATGTGCAAAAGAGTGGCCAATAAACCAGTCAAAGGAGCGAAACACTGGGAAGTATGTATCGCTCTCGTTTGGGTTGGCCACATCTCTCACCATCGTATTCACCCAAtccttgatatctttgTACCAGCTTCCTCCCAAAGCTTTATCAACAACTGCTGTAAGTGCCGCTGCATGAATATGATAACCATAGTGGAAATGGTGGTCGTTGTAGAAAGCATTACCATAATCTAATGAAGTGTCTCCGTCCGCCATACCTCCGGTGGAACAAATTCCTTTCCAGTTAGTCTCGTAGCACAATGGATAAGTCTGCTTGTTGTTACTGAAACGTTCAATTGccgtcttcatctttttaAGAAATGCTTTACTGGCAGATTCATCCTTGACAACGTAGTAAAGAACATACAAGACATATGCATACTTGTCAAGCACCTTTCCGCTGAAGTACATGGAATCCGAATTGGAGGCAGTGTAAACGTCGGCTGCGGCATCAATCAAAGCTGCTGCCTTAATCTTACTCATTTCATCAGTTGTATAGCTGGGCTTTGACCATCCGGAAATAGAACTCCATGGATCAATACCTATAGAAGTAGGCAAGCTTTCTGACATCTCAAAAACGTTGGTCAAGTACCCGGTCATTTCCCCGTGAACGGTGTCCAAAAGCGTAGCGGCAGTCTTCTTAGAGGAAGTGGATGAAGTGAAGGATTCgatttgatgaggaagagCATAAATAAGAGAAGTGCCTTTGTTTGACGAGCCTTGGGTGGTATAGTTGAAAGAATAAGTACCTGTACTACCGCTGACACTGGCCTTCAGGGTAACAGCAGTAGGAAAACATCCTGCTGCACTATCATAACTGCTGAATTTATCCCTGGCCAATTGAATAGAGCAGTTATTAATTGAGTTTGATCCAATAATATGATAGTTATCCTTAAGTGCAAAACTGCAAGTCTGGTTGTCAGTAAAATTCACATACATCGACCAGACTCTACCATCATTAAGTACAATCGTGTACTTATTGGTGCCAGTACGTGGAGAAGTAGCACCAGACACTGATTTAATGCCGATACCGGAATGAACCTCCGGAATAAGATCATAATAGACACCAGATATAAAACCCATTCCTTGGACCAAATGGCAGCTTAAATATCCAGCCTTGGCACTCTGCAACTTGACTTCTGCAGACAGTTTGGCCAAATTAGCCATTTTTATCGACAttcctttttcaaagtCAGAAGAGCCCAACACAACGCACTTGTTACCTGCTGGCATGTAGAAATAACTTGCAGCTTTCTCTGAATTGTCAGAGCCAAAAACTCTCTGCGATGCGTCCTGATCAGATACAGCTAAACCCTTGAACTTGCTCAAGGTAGACATCCAAACAGCATATGGGTGTGTATAGACGTAAGATGTCTGATCGCCTAGTGTCAGATTCCCCCAAAAGTTGTTTGTCTGAATGGGACTAGTGGTGGCGACACCAGAAGGTACGGCCACGGTACTTGCCTTTCTAAAAAAAGTGGAAACAGGGGAGGAAGTAGCAATGGCGCCAAATAAATTACCTGAAGTTTGTGCAACCATCTTGTGAGTGTGTGACGGTTGTTTCAGTTGTAATGAAGGCTATCGGTATTGCAGAGCAGgaaaatccaagaaagaatcaatAAAGCAATAATAGACAGTTTACTGGACACAAAGAAACAGTGATTAATACAAATGCGAGCGTTTATTTACTCTT
This region of Brettanomyces nanus chromosome 2, complete sequence genomic DNA includes:
- a CDS encoding uncharacterized protein (EggNog:ENOG41~BUSCO:EOG09344MQ7), with protein sequence MDPLKEQKQEVEILKSIYPDELELISGKEFTINLLLDVSSERKHAVKLHIRYPAAYPEVAPELWVTEGEIGIDGDDDDGENYNSEDGDDDSDDQETVELKDSQRAVNLIETIDLGKNDYSQLAEKLDKEAKLNIGMPSAFTLASVLKDEAEQLFNDKVEQEAQKLENLRVVREKKEQRKFVGTKVTDESFSKWRAKIREEMGYDGRMKKRFQEIHQGKLTGKEIFERGLAGEEDASTATVNEVAEGVDKVII
- a CDS encoding uncharacterized protein (BUSCO:EOG09343V98~EggNog:ENOG41), which encodes MSDISELLGSLVTESSQLVSQSQSDQAVQLLKAQFETLQSHPVYLQSLGEALLENGNLEEAQDVLTRACELDPQASQGVEKFLYLGEIMGAKEGIELLQTGLNKLLSQMDILKKQGISDRSQEFDDSFNLLISAYGNEKGIKEYLLKKMDQGIFAMIEIWMTDLCDELEAEQQCEQLIDQALVLDPENPEAWSLLASIRISQMRNDDAIKAITKAWELFSKRKTLLEDISNIKNESIDVSDAQMEYLELVEPIVTLAKYSMEMGLFEESIGIASSVQDINERSVESYYLEAFANYLNAKRIQNRLSPQDGYKVSQDFAKYPLKTNIDESDDSFVYLKEARRALTSGFKLLQIDEVAEETDDELKKTIHSLLKQLGGPLLKEKDDSGVDETNWEAQII
- a CDS encoding uncharacterized protein (BUSCO:EOG093446RZ~EggNog:ENOG41), which produces MTTIETVCTNPGNIQPISTSNESEPNRFSSLTDRSISIKDFAYSSDNPMHYGVYEEFDEDDSKDNPIDELEDKNIVFTFKKDNESGKLKPTNEYIRPKDTKESSITASATGSEEENLTHAVALYPFEPENENELRLTTDQIIIISYEYGDGWLVAYDPFTGETGLVPSGYVQIVGRDVEFAEEVLDEEEIAQATRYLPGVLNVEQQDQEDEDQSKSVLKKEPKAPDTHQKDDSDISVSLSHLKL
- a CDS encoding uncharacterized protein (CAZy:GH81) codes for the protein MVAQTSGNLFGAIATSSPVSTFFRKASTVAVPSGVATTSPIQTNNFWGNLTLGDQTSYVYTHPYAVWMSTLSKFKGLAVSDQDASQRVFGSDNSEKAASYFYMPAGNKCVVLGSSDFEKGMSIKMANLAKLSAEVKLQSAKAGYLSCHLVQGMGFISGVYYDLIPEVHSGIGIKSVSGATSPRTGTNKYTIVLNDGRVWSMYVNFTDNQTCSFALKDNYHIIGSNSINNCSIQLARDKFSSYDSAAGCFPTAVTLKASVSGSTGTYSFNYTTQGSSNKGTSLIYALPHQIESFTSSTSSKKTAATLLDTVHGEMTGYLTNVFEMSESLPTSIGIDPWSSISGWSKPSYTTDEMSKIKAAALIDAAADVYTASNSDSMYFSGKVLDKYAYVLYVLYYVVKDESASKAFLKKMKTAIERFSNNKQTYPLCYETNWKGICSTGGMADGDTSLDYGNAFYNDHHFHYGYHIHAAALTAVVDKALGGSWYKDIKDWVNTMVRDVANPNESDTYFPVFRSFDWFIGHSFAHGITVYADGKDEESSSEDYNFSYAMKIWAQVIGDTNMEDRANLMLAISKRSIGTYMLYNQSNTVMPSKFIGNFVSGIKFENKIDHTTYFGTNVEYIHGIHMLPITPVSSFIRTPEFVKEEWETGPLANLVGSVDSGWKGILYLNSALYKPTLAYQFFISGFQDKWLDDGLTKTWALAYSAGVRQ